One Oryza brachyantha chromosome 3, ObraRS2, whole genome shotgun sequence DNA segment encodes these proteins:
- the LOC107303880 gene encoding uncharacterized protein LOC107303880, with the protein MWSAALGVGPTLKSGGGCDGLGPTSLPPGYVRDWRQEQGRRTDADSTRVCVPVCASSRSSRHRRIADCPLLSGHFCSPANADQQRSAVDTGCSRKTRACHSNSAIGGAPSQRAAPNSNSGVSNGNHEGVDVNEDDMAVEQESDQRLNTEVDINENVAVEENLQHSSENIDGSTKRWKILLDNIPKYTVKSLSNTRWASRIKSVQAIRCQAPQVRSALKELEKSTADDKDSRKSVMLNLCSKNLKSLDDTNLRKCCTTFLEAFLMVTHLMLISVIFTPN; encoded by the exons ATGTGGAGTGCTGCGTTGGGAGTAGGCCCGACTCTGAAGAGTGGCGGTGGGTGCGACGGCCTAGGGCCCACGAGCCTGCCCCCTGGATATGTTCGTGATTGGAGGCAAGAACAGGGAAGAAGAACCGACGCCGACTCGACTCGCGTGTGCGTGCCTGTGTGCGCGTCATCTCGTTCATCACGGCACCGGCGCATCGCCGActgtcctctcctctccggccACTTCTGCAGTCCAGCCAACGCCGA CCAACAGCGGTCAGCGGTGGATACAGGCTGCAGCAGGAAGACAAGAGCCTGCCATTCTAATTCTGCCATAGGAGGTGCACCCTCGCAACGTGCAG CACCAAACTCAAATAGTGGTGTTTCCAACGGCAATCACGAGGGCGTGGATGTCAATGAAGATGATATGGCAGTAGAACAAGAATCTGATCAAAGGTTGAATACAGAAGTTGATATCAATGAGAATGTTGCAGTGGAAGAAAATTTACAACATTCATCTGAAAATATAGATG GTTCTACTAAAAGGTGGAAGATTTTGCTTGAcaatattccaaaatatactGTCAAATCTTTGTCTAACACCCGTTGGGCGAGTAGAATAAAAAGTGTGCAAGCTATTAGGTGCCAAGCCCCTCAAGTAAGGTCAGCGTTGAAGGAACTAGAAAAGTCTACTGCTGACGACAAGGACTCAAGAAAGTCAGTGATGCTTAATCTTTG CTCAAAAAATCTCAAGTCTTTGGATGATACCAATTTACGGAAGTGTTGCACTACTTTCCTAGAAGCCTTTCTCATGGTGACTCATCTGATGTTGATTTCCGTGATTTTTACTCCAAACTGA
- the LOC102708232 gene encoding uncharacterized protein LOC102708232 isoform X2 gives MPGDAEDLSPAVRKLGRHFRLTEVHIWDDWYADGADVSHRSWRSVDTDSAGCQTDKIQNKPAKQTDEGHSFVEDLELVNLMGSLGLPVSFRTSKEKKNTPNKVKKNGRKVSYEAENTLIYDDSRTCTGYNEICKGDVEEMDKDILCANEQEESGCGDLCSAKVLSGSKAENNCEHETSQFHANMSNPVKADSPVRQNQTAGVVVQLNKEMLGPNSVDNESSISSAEICLKGGLSTIKDQLSGETPSTSPDINGLDHETCLSSAEPCPIDNNPTQNSDSSFYFEYGDWRVLWDPFYSRYYFYNILTQESTWYPPHGLEDFASHSSTYVPEGLNELGSQNKSIPAQEHDQAGGDKHLDGQGQDCYSELSNLSDILDEERIDQCMVTFTNEAYHTDSIQSDSSMSEISEMKLEVARIKKKKRVRRSKSYHLCQDLAGNISNDIAKYWTQRYSLFSLFDSGIKMDEEGWFSVTPELIAKHHASRVGASIVIDCFTGVGGNAIHFATKCKHVIAIDIDPQKIDCAQHNATVYGVNDHIDFITGDFIHMSPHLKGETAFMSPPWGGPDYAKVDVYDITMLKPCDGYSLFKLGTSIASRVVMFLPRNIDQNQLADMCLSVDPPWAVEVEKNFLNGKLKAITAYFEQQDGSDASDTNPPNPEYHT, from the exons ATGCCGGGAGACGCGGAGGACCTATCGCCGGCGGTAAGGAAGCTGGGTCGGCACTTCAGGCTCACGGAAGTGCACATCTG GGATGATTGGTACGCGGATGGCGCCGACGTGAGCCACAGGAGTTGGCGCTCCGTTGACACCGACTCCGCC GGCTGTCAAACAgataaaatccaaaataaaccaGCCAAACAGACAGATGAAG GCCATTCGTTTGTTGAAGACTTAGAATTGGTCAACCTGATGGGTTCTTTGGGGCTTCCTGTTTCATTCAGAACCAGTAAAGAG AAAAAGAACACACCCAATAAAGTAAAGAAGAATGGAAGGAAAGTCTCTTATGAAGCAGAAAATACTCTAATTTACGATGATTCAAGGACATGCACGG GTTACAATGAAATCTGCAAAGGTGATGTCGAGGAGATGGACAAAGACATTCTGTGTGCTAATGAACAGGAAGAGTCGGGCTGTGGTGATCTCTGCTCTGCTAAAGTATTATCAGGTAGCAAAGCTGAAAATAATTGTGAACATGAGACTTCTCAGTTTCATGCTAACATGAGCAACCCAGTAAAAGCAGATTCTCCTGTTCGACAAAATCAAACTGCAGGAGTTGTAGTGCAACTGAACAAGGAGATGCTGGGACCAAATTCTGTTGATAATGAATCTAGCATCTCCTCTGCTGAGATTTGTCTGAAAGGAGGATTGTCGACAATAAAAGATCAACTATCTGGGGAAACTCCTTCAACATCCCCTGATATAAATGGTCTTGATCATGAGACTTGTCTAAGCTCAGCAGAACCATGTCCTATTGATAATAATCCTACCCAAAACTCTGACAGCAGCTTTTACTTTGAATATGGTGATTGGAGAGTCCTGTGGGATCCATTTTACAGTCGGTATTACTTCTATAACATCCTAACACAGGAGTCTACATGGTATCCTCCTCACGGGCTGGAGGATTTTGCATCACATTCCAGCACATATGTACCTGAAGGCTTGAATGAACTGGGCTCACAAAATAAAAGCATACCAGCACAAGAACACG ATCAGGCTGGTGGTGACAAGCATTTAGATGGGCAGGGCCAAGATTGTTACAGTGAATTGAGCAATTTGTCAGATATTCTTGATGAAGAGAGAATAGATCAATG TATGGTAACTTTCACCAATGAAGCATACCACACTGACAGTATCCAGAGTGATAGTTCAATGAGTGAAATTTCAGAGATGAAACTGGAGGTTGCTCgcatcaaaaagaaaaagagagtaaGGAGATCTAAATCAT ATCATTTGTGTCAAGACTTGGCAGGGAACATCTCCAATGACATTGCCAAGTACTGGACGCAGCGGTATTCACTTTTCTCCCTTTTTGACAGTGGTATAAAGATGGACGAAGAAGGATGGTTTTCAGTTACACCAGAGCTCATCGCAAAGCATCATGCATCTCGTGTTGGTGCAAGCATTGTGATCGACTGTTTCACAGGAGTTGGTGGAAATGCCATCCATTTTGCTACAAA gTGCAAGCATGTTATTGCTATTGATATTGATCCACAAAAGATTGATTGTGCACAGCATAATGCAACTGTTTATGGAGTAAATGATCATATAGATTTCATTACAGGTGATTTTATTCATATGTCGCCTCATCTGAAG GGAGAAACTGCTTTCATGTCGCCTCCTTGGGGTGGACCAGACTATGCCAAAGTAGATGTATATGATATCACCATGCTTAAGCCTTGTGATGG GTACTCTCTCTTCAAACTCGGCACGTCGATCGCTTCAAGGGTAGTGATGTTTCTTCCTCGCAACATTGACCAAAATCAATTGGCAGACATGTGCTTGTCAGTCGATCCTCCTTGGGCAGTTGAG GTAGAGAAAAACTTCCTCAATGGAAAGCTGAAAGCCATAACAGCATATTTTGAACAGCAGGATGGTTCAGACGCTAGTGATACAAACCCCCCAAACCCAGAATACCATACTTAG
- the LOC102708232 gene encoding uncharacterized protein LOC102708232 isoform X1, with amino-acid sequence MPGDAEDLSPAVRKLGRHFRLTEVHIWDDWYADGADVSHRSWRSVDTDSAGCQTDKIQNKPAKQTDEGHSFVEDLELVNLMGSLGLPVSFRTSKEKKNTPNKVKKNGRKVSYEAENTLIYDDSRTCTGTKEIESISQLMVLVEQTNLCSSSRTAAGYNEICKGDVEEMDKDILCANEQEESGCGDLCSAKVLSGSKAENNCEHETSQFHANMSNPVKADSPVRQNQTAGVVVQLNKEMLGPNSVDNESSISSAEICLKGGLSTIKDQLSGETPSTSPDINGLDHETCLSSAEPCPIDNNPTQNSDSSFYFEYGDWRVLWDPFYSRYYFYNILTQESTWYPPHGLEDFASHSSTYVPEGLNELGSQNKSIPAQEHDQAGGDKHLDGQGQDCYSELSNLSDILDEERIDQCMVTFTNEAYHTDSIQSDSSMSEISEMKLEVARIKKKKRVRRSKSYHLCQDLAGNISNDIAKYWTQRYSLFSLFDSGIKMDEEGWFSVTPELIAKHHASRVGASIVIDCFTGVGGNAIHFATKCKHVIAIDIDPQKIDCAQHNATVYGVNDHIDFITGDFIHMSPHLKGETAFMSPPWGGPDYAKVDVYDITMLKPCDGYSLFKLGTSIASRVVMFLPRNIDQNQLADMCLSVDPPWAVEVEKNFLNGKLKAITAYFEQQDGSDASDTNPPNPEYHT; translated from the exons ATGCCGGGAGACGCGGAGGACCTATCGCCGGCGGTAAGGAAGCTGGGTCGGCACTTCAGGCTCACGGAAGTGCACATCTG GGATGATTGGTACGCGGATGGCGCCGACGTGAGCCACAGGAGTTGGCGCTCCGTTGACACCGACTCCGCC GGCTGTCAAACAgataaaatccaaaataaaccaGCCAAACAGACAGATGAAG GCCATTCGTTTGTTGAAGACTTAGAATTGGTCAACCTGATGGGTTCTTTGGGGCTTCCTGTTTCATTCAGAACCAGTAAAGAG AAAAAGAACACACCCAATAAAGTAAAGAAGAATGGAAGGAAAGTCTCTTATGAAGCAGAAAATACTCTAATTTACGATGATTCAAGGACATGCACGGGTACTAAAGAAATTGAAAGTATTAGTCAGTTGATGGTTCTTGTGGAGCAAACTAACCTATGCAGTTCATCTAGGACCGCTGCAGGTTACAATGAAATCTGCAAAGGTGATGTCGAGGAGATGGACAAAGACATTCTGTGTGCTAATGAACAGGAAGAGTCGGGCTGTGGTGATCTCTGCTCTGCTAAAGTATTATCAGGTAGCAAAGCTGAAAATAATTGTGAACATGAGACTTCTCAGTTTCATGCTAACATGAGCAACCCAGTAAAAGCAGATTCTCCTGTTCGACAAAATCAAACTGCAGGAGTTGTAGTGCAACTGAACAAGGAGATGCTGGGACCAAATTCTGTTGATAATGAATCTAGCATCTCCTCTGCTGAGATTTGTCTGAAAGGAGGATTGTCGACAATAAAAGATCAACTATCTGGGGAAACTCCTTCAACATCCCCTGATATAAATGGTCTTGATCATGAGACTTGTCTAAGCTCAGCAGAACCATGTCCTATTGATAATAATCCTACCCAAAACTCTGACAGCAGCTTTTACTTTGAATATGGTGATTGGAGAGTCCTGTGGGATCCATTTTACAGTCGGTATTACTTCTATAACATCCTAACACAGGAGTCTACATGGTATCCTCCTCACGGGCTGGAGGATTTTGCATCACATTCCAGCACATATGTACCTGAAGGCTTGAATGAACTGGGCTCACAAAATAAAAGCATACCAGCACAAGAACACG ATCAGGCTGGTGGTGACAAGCATTTAGATGGGCAGGGCCAAGATTGTTACAGTGAATTGAGCAATTTGTCAGATATTCTTGATGAAGAGAGAATAGATCAATG TATGGTAACTTTCACCAATGAAGCATACCACACTGACAGTATCCAGAGTGATAGTTCAATGAGTGAAATTTCAGAGATGAAACTGGAGGTTGCTCgcatcaaaaagaaaaagagagtaaGGAGATCTAAATCAT ATCATTTGTGTCAAGACTTGGCAGGGAACATCTCCAATGACATTGCCAAGTACTGGACGCAGCGGTATTCACTTTTCTCCCTTTTTGACAGTGGTATAAAGATGGACGAAGAAGGATGGTTTTCAGTTACACCAGAGCTCATCGCAAAGCATCATGCATCTCGTGTTGGTGCAAGCATTGTGATCGACTGTTTCACAGGAGTTGGTGGAAATGCCATCCATTTTGCTACAAA gTGCAAGCATGTTATTGCTATTGATATTGATCCACAAAAGATTGATTGTGCACAGCATAATGCAACTGTTTATGGAGTAAATGATCATATAGATTTCATTACAGGTGATTTTATTCATATGTCGCCTCATCTGAAG GGAGAAACTGCTTTCATGTCGCCTCCTTGGGGTGGACCAGACTATGCCAAAGTAGATGTATATGATATCACCATGCTTAAGCCTTGTGATGG GTACTCTCTCTTCAAACTCGGCACGTCGATCGCTTCAAGGGTAGTGATGTTTCTTCCTCGCAACATTGACCAAAATCAATTGGCAGACATGTGCTTGTCAGTCGATCCTCCTTGGGCAGTTGAG GTAGAGAAAAACTTCCTCAATGGAAAGCTGAAAGCCATAACAGCATATTTTGAACAGCAGGATGGTTCAGACGCTAGTGATACAAACCCCCCAAACCCAGAATACCATACTTAG
- the LOC102708232 gene encoding uncharacterized protein LOC102708232 isoform X3 encodes MPGDAEDLSPAVRKLGRHFRLTEVHIWDDWYADGADVSHRSWRSVDTDSAGCQTDKIQNKPAKQTDEGHSFVEDLELVNLMGSLGLPVSFRTSKEKKNTPNKVKKNGRKVSYEAENTLIYDDSRTCTGTKEIESISQLMVLVEQTNLCSSSRTAAGYNEICKGDVEEMDKDILCANEQEESGCGDLCSAKVLSGVVVQLNKEMLGPNSVDNESSISSAEICLKGGLSTIKDQLSGETPSTSPDINGLDHETCLSSAEPCPIDNNPTQNSDSSFYFEYGDWRVLWDPFYSRYYFYNILTQESTWYPPHGLEDFASHSSTYVPEGLNELGSQNKSIPAQEHDQAGGDKHLDGQGQDCYSELSNLSDILDEERIDQCMVTFTNEAYHTDSIQSDSSMSEISEMKLEVARIKKKKRVRRSKSYHLCQDLAGNISNDIAKYWTQRYSLFSLFDSGIKMDEEGWFSVTPELIAKHHASRVGASIVIDCFTGVGGNAIHFATKCKHVIAIDIDPQKIDCAQHNATVYGVNDHIDFITGDFIHMSPHLKGETAFMSPPWGGPDYAKVDVYDITMLKPCDGYSLFKLGTSIASRVVMFLPRNIDQNQLADMCLSVDPPWAVEVEKNFLNGKLKAITAYFEQQDGSDASDTNPPNPEYHT; translated from the exons ATGCCGGGAGACGCGGAGGACCTATCGCCGGCGGTAAGGAAGCTGGGTCGGCACTTCAGGCTCACGGAAGTGCACATCTG GGATGATTGGTACGCGGATGGCGCCGACGTGAGCCACAGGAGTTGGCGCTCCGTTGACACCGACTCCGCC GGCTGTCAAACAgataaaatccaaaataaaccaGCCAAACAGACAGATGAAG GCCATTCGTTTGTTGAAGACTTAGAATTGGTCAACCTGATGGGTTCTTTGGGGCTTCCTGTTTCATTCAGAACCAGTAAAGAG AAAAAGAACACACCCAATAAAGTAAAGAAGAATGGAAGGAAAGTCTCTTATGAAGCAGAAAATACTCTAATTTACGATGATTCAAGGACATGCACGGGTACTAAAGAAATTGAAAGTATTAGTCAGTTGATGGTTCTTGTGGAGCAAACTAACCTATGCAGTTCATCTAGGACCGCTGCAGGTTACAATGAAATCTGCAAAGGTGATGTCGAGGAGATGGACAAAGACATTCTGTGTGCTAATGAACAGGAAGAGTCGGGCTGTGGTGATCTCTGCTCTGCTAAAGTATTATCAG GAGTTGTAGTGCAACTGAACAAGGAGATGCTGGGACCAAATTCTGTTGATAATGAATCTAGCATCTCCTCTGCTGAGATTTGTCTGAAAGGAGGATTGTCGACAATAAAAGATCAACTATCTGGGGAAACTCCTTCAACATCCCCTGATATAAATGGTCTTGATCATGAGACTTGTCTAAGCTCAGCAGAACCATGTCCTATTGATAATAATCCTACCCAAAACTCTGACAGCAGCTTTTACTTTGAATATGGTGATTGGAGAGTCCTGTGGGATCCATTTTACAGTCGGTATTACTTCTATAACATCCTAACACAGGAGTCTACATGGTATCCTCCTCACGGGCTGGAGGATTTTGCATCACATTCCAGCACATATGTACCTGAAGGCTTGAATGAACTGGGCTCACAAAATAAAAGCATACCAGCACAAGAACACG ATCAGGCTGGTGGTGACAAGCATTTAGATGGGCAGGGCCAAGATTGTTACAGTGAATTGAGCAATTTGTCAGATATTCTTGATGAAGAGAGAATAGATCAATG TATGGTAACTTTCACCAATGAAGCATACCACACTGACAGTATCCAGAGTGATAGTTCAATGAGTGAAATTTCAGAGATGAAACTGGAGGTTGCTCgcatcaaaaagaaaaagagagtaaGGAGATCTAAATCAT ATCATTTGTGTCAAGACTTGGCAGGGAACATCTCCAATGACATTGCCAAGTACTGGACGCAGCGGTATTCACTTTTCTCCCTTTTTGACAGTGGTATAAAGATGGACGAAGAAGGATGGTTTTCAGTTACACCAGAGCTCATCGCAAAGCATCATGCATCTCGTGTTGGTGCAAGCATTGTGATCGACTGTTTCACAGGAGTTGGTGGAAATGCCATCCATTTTGCTACAAA gTGCAAGCATGTTATTGCTATTGATATTGATCCACAAAAGATTGATTGTGCACAGCATAATGCAACTGTTTATGGAGTAAATGATCATATAGATTTCATTACAGGTGATTTTATTCATATGTCGCCTCATCTGAAG GGAGAAACTGCTTTCATGTCGCCTCCTTGGGGTGGACCAGACTATGCCAAAGTAGATGTATATGATATCACCATGCTTAAGCCTTGTGATGG GTACTCTCTCTTCAAACTCGGCACGTCGATCGCTTCAAGGGTAGTGATGTTTCTTCCTCGCAACATTGACCAAAATCAATTGGCAGACATGTGCTTGTCAGTCGATCCTCCTTGGGCAGTTGAG GTAGAGAAAAACTTCCTCAATGGAAAGCTGAAAGCCATAACAGCATATTTTGAACAGCAGGATGGTTCAGACGCTAGTGATACAAACCCCCCAAACCCAGAATACCATACTTAG